The Desmospora profundinema sequence AGGCCGATCATAAAGTTCATCTTCAGGCATTGCTCGGCGATGTTCCAATCTCCGCCGAAGCAGTGCATGACGCCCCCTACTTCTTCCGCCTTTTCTTCCCGCAGGATCCGGACCACGTCCTCGTGCGCATCCCGATCATGGATAATGATGGGCAAATCCAGTTCCCGGGCCAGGCGAATCTGTTGGCGGAAGACGCTTTCCTGTACCCCTCTGGGCGAATGGTCCCAATGGTAGTCCAGCCCCATCTCCCCAAGAGCGACCACCTTGGGATGGTCGGTGAGGGATTCAAGCCAATCCAAATCATCCACCGTGCAATCCTTGGCATCGTGAGGGTGCCATCCCACCGCAGCGTAGATAAAATCATGCTTTTCCGCCAGTTCCAGGGTGGGCGGAATCGTCTCCCGGTTGAAGCCGATGTTGAGGATCCGGCTCACCCCGTATTCTTCCCGTGCCCGCTTTAGGACTTCGTCCCGGTCTTCGTCAAACTGTTTGTCGTTGATGTGTGTATGACTGTCAAAAAGCATCGGTGCTTTGGTCCTCCCCATTTATGGCGGTGTACAATCAGGATCGTTTATACTACTACAGTCGCATTTGCTGCGCCTGCTCTTATCAGTACAACTGTAGGATTACGGGTTTTGGCTGAACAACAGCTGGAATTGGTGAATGGGCATCAATTGGACGTCTGCCCGGCCCACCACCTCTCCCATGGAGACCGCTCCGATTTGTCTGCTGTCCTGACTGTGATTGCGGTTATCGCCCAACACAAAAAGATGGTCCGGCGGAACAACAGTCTCCGGCATTCCCCTCCGGATCCGTTCCTGATTGATGTACGGCTCCGACAATGGTTCCCCGTTGCGGAACACTTCACCGTTTTTGATACTGATCTTGTCGCCGGGTTTCCCGATCACCCGCTTAATGTAGTCGCGTTTTTCCGCTGTATGGAAAACGACGATGTCCCCGTATTCCGGTTCCCGTACATCGTATATCCATTTATTAACAATCAACAGTTCCTCTCCCTCGAACGTGGGGTACATAGACTCCCCATGAACTTGGTAGGGAGCGAACAGAAACACACGAATCACGATCATGAGGGATGCCGCCACGATTAAGGCAGTCATCCATTCGTGAGCGGCACTTTTCGCCTTCTTCCCCAAAACAGACCCCCTCCAAACATTTCTTGTTCCTTCCATTCTACCCGTTTTCGCCTCCGAAATCAGCCGTTCCTTCGGATTGATGTTTATTTTGTCACCTTTTTAAACGTCCTCGATGGACAGAACCGGATCAAAAAAGAAGCCCCTTCTTTAGAAAGGAGCTTCTTCTCTCCATGAATGAAAACGCCGATCCGCTTCTTCTTCACTTCACTTGAGCACCGTTGGGAATATCGGAGGAGACCGTGGACAGAACCAGTTGATCCCCTTCTTTGGCCGCCAACACCATCCCTTGGGATAGTACTCCCCGCAGTTTGACGGGCTTTAAGTTGGCCACACAGATCACTTTTTGCCCGATCAGCTGATCGGGGTTGTAATGCTGGGCAATTCCGGCCACCACTTGACGCTTTTCAAAGCCGAGGTCCAATTGCAATTTCAGGAGGCGGTCAGCTCCCTTGACCCGGTCGGCTTCCAGGATCTCCGCCACCCGCAGATCCACTTGCGCAAATTGGTCGATCGAGATCATATCGGCTTGATTGGTCTCTTTTTGCTTTGCCTCTTCCGCTTTTGGCTGGGCCGCTTTTTCCGTTTTCTCCACCGGAATCCCTCCCATCAACCGTACGATTGCTTTGGCTTCTTCTTCCACATCCAGACGGGGAAACAGAGGGTTTCCTTTGTTGACCCGGATCCCTGCCGGAAAAGACCCAAAGACGGCCACACTGTCCCAGCTGGTTTTTTCTCCTTCTTCCAACCCCATTTGTTCCCACATGCGAACCGGCGTGCGAACCAGGAAGGGACGGATCAGGATACTGGCAAAGCGGAGGCTTTCCAGTACATGGTAAAGACTTGATTCCAACACCTCTTTTTTGGCCGGATCCTTGGCCAACTCCCACGGCATGGTCCCTTCCAGATAGCGGTTGGTCCCCCGCACCAATTCCCAGATGGAGGCAAGAGCGACCGAAAACTGCATCCGGTCCATCGCTTTCTCCACCTTGTTGACGGTTTCGGTCGCCAATCGTACCAGGGATTCATCTTGCTCCGTAGCACCGGGGATCGGCTTACCCACCACACCGCCGCTGTATTTATTCACCATGGTCAGGGTACGGTGCAACAGATTGCCTAAGTCGTTTGCCAAATCGGCATTGGCGCGTTCAACAAACCCTTCAGGCGTAAACACTCCGTCCTGGCCGAAGGGAACTTCCCGTAACAGATAATAACGGAGAACATCCAACCCATAGCGTTCAATCAAGGGCAGGGGATCCACCACGTTGCCTTTAGATTTGGACATTTTACCGTCTTTCATCTGGAAAAAGCCGTGGGCAAACACTTTTTTGGGCAGTGGCAGATCCAACGCCATCAGCATAATGGGCCAGTAGATAGTATGGAAACGAACGATATCCTTTCCTACCAGGTGAACGTCCGCCGGCCAGTATTTCTGGTACTTGGCATCATCCTCGGTTCCATATCCCAGTGCGGAGATATAGTTGGTCAGGGCATCCAGCCATACGTACATCACGTGTTTGGGATCATTGGGAACGGGAATGCCCCAGTCGAAGGTGGTACGGGAGACACACAAATCTTCCAGGCCCGGCTTGATGAAGTTTTGGACCATTTCGTTTTTGCGGGATTCCGGCTGGATGAAGTCGGGGTTTTGCTCATAGTACTGAAGCAGTCGGTCGGTATATTTGTTCATGCGGAAAAAATAACTTTCTTCCCGCACCTTTTCCACCGAGCGTCTGCAGTCCGGGCAATTTCCTTCCTCCAACTGCCGTTCAGTCCAAAACGATTCACAAGGGGTGCAATACCATCCTTCATATTCATCCAGGTAGATGTCTCCCTGATCCAACAGACGTTGAAACAACGTCTGTACCACTTTCTTATGGCGCGGTTCGGTAGTCCGGATAAAGTCGTCATAGGAGATGTCCAAGGCGCTCCACAAATGCTGGATTCCTTTGACGATCTCATCCACGAAACCTTGCGGATCTTTACCCGCTTCCGCCGCCCGGCGCTGGATTTTTTGTCCATGCTCGTCGGTCCCGGTCAAGTACATGACATCAAAGCCCCGGAGTCGTTTGTAGCGGGCCATGGCATCTCCTGCCACTGTGGTGTAGGCATGGCCGATATGCAATTTGTCATTGGGATAATAAATCGGTGTCGTGATGTAATACGAGGGTTTGGTACTCATCTGGGTCGCTCCTTCACCAAGGACTGATAATCTTACTTCCGGTACAAATCTCTCGCCTCGGTCACTTCATTCCCGGGTCTCGCTATGCACTTACCAAAGCACAAGTCTCGCCTCGGTCACTTCGTTCCCGGGTCTCGCTATGAAACAAAAAAACCTCTTGCCCGTATTGGGGCGAGAGGTTTTTCTCACGCGGTACCACCCATGTTCGGCACAACCTCACGGCTCGTGCCCTCCATCAGTGCTTTTTCAATCGCACTGTCCCGGTAACGCCGGGGGACGCCCTTCCCTACACACCGAACCCGGCTTCAGGAAGGGTTCTCAGGGGCCATCTTCCCCCCTTGCCCCCATACCGGCTTTCACCTGACCCGGCTCTCTGTCCATGGTGGCGCAGGGGTACTCCTCCCCGTCCTTGAATCGCGCATCCGTCATCACGTGGATAACGGGATAAAGTTCGTCACACTCCATTATAGACAAAAAGAGCGACGGGTATCAAGGGTCTAACGGGATGTGAGACCATTTTTTCATTCCACAGCTGTCAGCGCTCAACCCGGCTGGAAACACGGTCGTAGCGGTTCACAAACGGGGAGACCTCTTTGGCCAGCCTTCCCCCTTCCGCCCAGCGATCCAACTCGCTGCGCAGTCGTTCCACATCCCAATCCAATCCGCATTCCCGGTTGATTTCGTCACAGGCTTGTACCAGATCCGTGTCAAACAGGGGCAGACGTGCTTCAATCACCTGTAATACGCGATCCTCCCGCTCCGCCCGCACGGCCCGCAATTCATCAAAAGGATTGGCCACGTGGGGGCTGTGAGTGTAGGCGGCCCGAATCCGTACAAACACGGTGCGGCCAAACAAGGCGGAGGAGACGAATGTGTCTCCAGACCGCAGGTAAGGAAGCCGTTTGCCTTCCTCGGGAGTCAGGTCCGTTTCTTCCCTCAAGGTGGCGATGTCGGTGCCGCGAACCGTCCGGAAAACAAATTTGGTGTTCAATTGAGCTGTAATCGTTTCGTCCAACAAGGTAGGGCGCTGGGTGGCCAGGACCAGAAACGCTCCATATTTACGCCCCTCCTGAGCAATCTCTTTTAAAATCGCTTTCGGCGGCGATTCCAGCCCTTTGGGGGCAAAGTTGTGAGCCTCGTCCGTCACGGTGATAAACGGCGGAAAAAAGGTTCCCTCATTCCCGTTCATGCGGGCGTCTTTGTACTCCCGCCTCTTTCG is a genomic window containing:
- the lepB gene encoding signal peptidase I — protein: MGKKAKSAAHEWMTALIVAASLMIVIRVFLFAPYQVHGESMYPTFEGEELLIVNKWIYDVREPEYGDIVVFHTAEKRDYIKRVIGKPGDKISIKNGEVFRNGEPLSEPYINQERIRRGMPETVVPPDHLFVLGDNRNHSQDSRQIGAVSMGEVVGRADVQLMPIHQFQLLFSQNP
- the metG gene encoding methionine--tRNA ligase; the encoded protein is MSTKPSYYITTPIYYPNDKLHIGHAYTTVAGDAMARYKRLRGFDVMYLTGTDEHGQKIQRRAAEAGKDPQGFVDEIVKGIQHLWSALDISYDDFIRTTEPRHKKVVQTLFQRLLDQGDIYLDEYEGWYCTPCESFWTERQLEEGNCPDCRRSVEKVREESYFFRMNKYTDRLLQYYEQNPDFIQPESRKNEMVQNFIKPGLEDLCVSRTTFDWGIPVPNDPKHVMYVWLDALTNYISALGYGTEDDAKYQKYWPADVHLVGKDIVRFHTIYWPIMLMALDLPLPKKVFAHGFFQMKDGKMSKSKGNVVDPLPLIERYGLDVLRYYLLREVPFGQDGVFTPEGFVERANADLANDLGNLLHRTLTMVNKYSGGVVGKPIPGATEQDESLVRLATETVNKVEKAMDRMQFSVALASIWELVRGTNRYLEGTMPWELAKDPAKKEVLESSLYHVLESLRFASILIRPFLVRTPVRMWEQMGLEEGEKTSWDSVAVFGSFPAGIRVNKGNPLFPRLDVEEEAKAIVRLMGGIPVEKTEKAAQPKAEEAKQKETNQADMISIDQFAQVDLRVAEILEADRVKGADRLLKLQLDLGFEKRQVVAGIAQHYNPDQLIGQKVICVANLKPVKLRGVLSQGMVLAAKEGDQLVLSTVSSDIPNGAQVK
- a CDS encoding TatD family hydrolase, coding for MLFDSHTHINDKQFDEDRDEVLKRAREEYGVSRILNIGFNRETIPPTLELAEKHDFIYAAVGWHPHDAKDCTVDDLDWLESLTDHPKVVALGEMGLDYHWDHSPRGVQESVFRQQIRLARELDLPIIIHDRDAHEDVVRILREEKAEEVGGVMHCFGGDWNIAEQCLKMNFMIGLGGPVTFKNAKTPKEIARRVPIDRLLVETDAPYLAPHPNRGKRNETGYVRLVAQAVADLKGLSLEEVARYTADNANRLFRIKD